From Candidatus Nanopelagicales bacterium:
GACGGCGTCCAACGCGTCCCCCGAGAGGGGACGGCCCTCTGCCCCGGTCAGATAGAACACGTCCACGACAGAGCTGCCGAGGCTATCCGCGCGCGCGGCCGCGATGTTCGCCCCCGCGCCCGTGATCGCCCAGGCGAGCCGGAAGAGCGTGCCAGGTCGGTCATACGTGCGCACCTCAACCACCGTCGCACGGGCGGAAGCTTCCGGCACGACCGTGACCTTGGGCTCCAGCGAGATCTGTCGGCTAACCGGGTAGGCCTCTTCCCGTCGTTCGAGCCTGTCAGCGATGTTGATCTGCCCGTCAAGCGCCTGGCGAACGTCAGCTCTCAGCTTCTCCGCATCGGGAGCATCGCCAAAGACTGGGTCAACGGTCCACTCCGACACAGCCATGTCGCCTTCACCGCTGGCCCTGGCGGAGCGCACGTCCAGACGGTTGATCGCCAGGATCCCCGCGACAACGGCGAGCAATCCGGCACGGTCCGGTGCTACAGCGGTAACGGCGATGAGGTCGCCCGGCGCGACATCATCTACCGCGATGTCCAAGTCGCTGGACCGGAGAAGCGCCCGCGCCCGTTCGGATACCTCCGGCGCGGCGGTAACGGCGCCATCTGCCAGGGCGGCGCGTGTACGAGCTACCAAGTCGGCGACTAGGGCAGCGCGCCATTCACTCCACGCGACCGGCCCGGTCGCGAGTCCATCGGCGCGGGTCAGCGCGTAGAGCAGGTCGAGCCCGTCAGTGTCGCCGACCGCTTGGGTCACGGTTGCGATAGTCGCCGGGTCGGCTAGGTCGCGCCGGGTTGCGGTTTCGGCCAACAGAAGATGGTTGCGCACGAGTTCGACGAGGACCGCACTGTCCGCCGCGTCGAATCCGAGTTCCGGCGCGATCCGGGTCACCAGCTCGAAACCGGTAGCCGTGTGGTCCAAGCTGTTGCGCCCCTTCCCGATGTCATGCAGGAGGGCGCTGACGAGCAGCAGGTCCGGCCGCGCGACCTCACGCTGGAACGCCGCCGCCTGAACCGCTGTCTCCACCAGATGGCGATCCACAGTGAAGCGGTGAACGGGGTTTCGCTGCGGAGCACTGCGGACCGGCGACCACTCCGGTATGAGCGCGCTGACGATGCCCGCCTGATCGAGCGCCTCCCAGACCCCCACGGTCGACTGTCCGGCGCCCAGCAACGACACGAAACTGTCCCTAGCGGCCGGGGGCCACGGCACAGGCATCGGCGCTGACTCAGCCACGAGTCGGCTGACGGCGTGCGGCGCCAGAGCCAGCCCCGCCTGCGCGGCGGCCGCGGCAGCTCTGAGCACAAGGACCGGATCGTGTTCTGGCCGGGCCCCGACTGCCAGGACGACCTCGCCGTCCTGGACCACAACCCCGTCCGCCAGCGGGCGTCGCTCGGATCGACGAGAGGACTTCCGCGTAACCCTGGAGACGCGGTACCAAGTCGAATCGGCCGCGTGCGCGATCGTCCTACCAGCGGCGGAAACACCGCGCATGAAACCGTCGGAATCAGCGGCGCCGAGCATGTACGCGACGCCGTCCTGCTCCTGCATGAGCAGGCGGTCACCCGACTTGCCGGTGCGCAAGTGCAGGGCATCCCGCGAATCCATGAGCAGCGCGGCGGGCTGCCTCAACTCCTCATGCGGCATGTCGGTCAGCCACGACGCGGCGATCGCCCGCAGCACGACGAGGTCCCGTAGGCCTCCGTACCCCTCCTTCAGATCAGGCTCGAGCATGTGAGCGACTTCGCCGCATCGCTGCCGTCTGGCGTCGACGAGCGCCTTCAGCTCGGACATTCGCTTGGCGGCGGAGCGGCGCCAATCCGCGAGGACCGAGTCCAGCATCTGAGCCACTAGGCGTTCGTCGCCGGCGATAGTGCGCGCGTCCAGCAGTCCAAGCATGACTTTCAGATCCGAGGCAGCCATTCGGCGCGCCTCAGAGACAGTCCGCACGGAATGGTCCAGATCGATTCTGGACCCCCAGATCGGATACCAGATCCGTTCAGCGAAATCGGGAGCGTCGCCGCTGTGAAGCAGCACCAGGTCAAGATCACTTCCCACGGCCAGGTCGCCGTGGCCGTATCCCCCGACAGCTACAAGTGCGGCCTGGCGCTGCTCACCACCGGCGAGCCGGAACAACGTCCGCAACCACTCGTCTGTCAGCGAGACGAGCGCACGGCGCCGATCCTGGCCGGGGCGCCCAGGCAGTTCCGCGCGAGCCGCTGAGTATCGCCTCGTCGCCTCGTCTCCCGACTCGCCGGTCTGGAGCCCGCCGTGGGATAGCACGGCGCTACAAGGCGTCCGGTCCGCGCTCGCCGGTACGAACGCGGACAACGGCATCGACTGGGCTGATCCACACTTTGCCGTCCCCGATCCGCTCGGTCTTGGCAGCGGCCACGATGACGTCGGCGACAGCGTTGGCGTCTTCGGCGTCCGCCAGAACTTCGACGCGTATCTTCGGGACCAAGTCCACCGTGTACTCAGCCCCGCGGTACACCTCGGTGTGACCCTTCTGCCGCCCGAAGCCGCTGGCTTCGGAAACGGTCAAGCCGTGGACACCGTGGGCCCGCAGCGCGTCCTTGACCTCCTCCAGCTTGAACGGCTTGATTACCGCAGTGACGAGTTTCATGCTCATGCCTCCTCCTGTGCCGTTCTCGCGGCAGCGGCCGCCCCGACTCCGGCGAATCTTCCGCCCGCACCGCTCTCGGTGAGTTCGTAGGCCGCTTCCGCATGGATGATGCGGTCGACCCCGGAGATCTCATCATCTTCGCTCACGCGGAAGCCAACCGTGACGGCGATCAGCTTCCCGATGATGACAGTGACGACGAGCGTGTAGAACAGCACGACGAACGCCGCGATCGCCTGCGACCTCAACTGGTCAGCCCCGCCCCCGTAGAACAGACCGTTCACGCCAGCGGGAGCTGCCTCGGTGGCCAGAAGCCCGATCAACAGCGTGCCGATTAGCCCCCCGACCAAGTGGACGGCGACGACATCGAAGGAGTCGTCGTAGGCGAACCTGTACTTCAGCCCGACCGCCAGGGCGCAGACAACGCCGGCGATGGCGCCCAGAATCAGGGCGCCGATTGGACTGACCGCTGAG
This genomic window contains:
- a CDS encoding [protein-PII] uridylyltransferase gives rise to the protein MLSHGGLQTGESGDEATRRYSAARAELPGRPGQDRRRALVSLTDEWLRTLFRLAGGEQRQAALVAVGGYGHGDLAVGSDLDLVLLHSGDAPDFAERIWYPIWGSRIDLDHSVRTVSEARRMAASDLKVMLGLLDARTIAGDERLVAQMLDSVLADWRRSAAKRMSELKALVDARRQRCGEVAHMLEPDLKEGYGGLRDLVVLRAIAASWLTDMPHEELRQPAALLMDSRDALHLRTGKSGDRLLMQEQDGVAYMLGAADSDGFMRGVSAAGRTIAHAADSTWYRVSRVTRKSSRRSERRPLADGVVVQDGEVVLAVGARPEHDPVLVLRAAAAAAQAGLALAPHAVSRLVAESAPMPVPWPPAARDSFVSLLGAGQSTVGVWEALDQAGIVSALIPEWSPVRSAPQRNPVHRFTVDRHLVETAVQAAAFQREVARPDLLLVSALLHDIGKGRNSLDHTATGFELVTRIAPELGFDAADSAVLVELVRNHLLLAETATRRDLADPATIATVTQAVGDTDGLDLLYALTRADGLATGPVAWSEWRAALVADLVARTRAALADGAVTAAPEVSERARALLRSSDLDIAVDDVAPGDLIAVTAVAPDRAGLLAVVAGILAINRLDVRSARASGEGDMAVSEWTVDPVFGDAPDAEKLRADVRQALDGQINIADRLERREEAYPVSRQISLEPKVTVVPEASARATVVEVRTYDRPGTLFRLAWAITGAGANIAAARADSLGSSVVDVFYLTGAEGRPLSGDALDAVVAKLAAIVES
- a CDS encoding P-II family nitrogen regulator; this encodes MKLVTAVIKPFKLEEVKDALRAHGVHGLTVSEASGFGRQKGHTEVYRGAEYTVDLVPKIRVEVLADAEDANAVADVIVAAAKTERIGDGKVWISPVDAVVRVRTGERGPDAL